A portion of the Edaphobacter bradus genome contains these proteins:
- a CDS encoding anti-sigma factor family protein gives MNCTDFLSQLTDYFDGQISPELLEEVRAHLAGCSHCEVVLNTTRQTIEVYRGNDIYEISTELRERLHSAIMAKCRAKKKTA, from the coding sequence ATGAATTGCACCGACTTTCTCAGCCAGCTAACCGATTACTTCGACGGCCAGATCAGTCCTGAACTGCTCGAAGAGGTGCGCGCACACCTGGCAGGCTGCAGCCATTGCGAGGTCGTGCTCAACACGACACGTCAGACCATCGAGGTTTATCGTGGCAACGACATCTACGAGATCTCGACCGAACTCCGTGAGCGTCTGCACTCCGCCATCATGGCAAAGTGCAGGGCAAAGAAGAAGACTGCGTAA